Proteins co-encoded in one uncultured Draconibacterium sp. genomic window:
- a CDS encoding acyl-CoA dehydrogenase family protein produces the protein MANYYTDNSELKFHLNHPLMKEIVRLKEREYTFKDEYDFAPLDYEDAIDSYDRVLDVVGEICGNIVSENAESIDAEGPEVIDGHVKYARGTEENIKALNQAGLMGMSLPYKYEGLNFPIVPYIMAADIVSRADAGFVNIWGLQDCAETINEFASEEQKEKYLPRVCNGDTMAMDLTEPDAGSDLQAVQLKATWNEEKQVWLLNGVKRFITNGDGDISLVLARSEAGTTDGRGLSMYIYDKQSGGVTVRRIEHKMGIIGSPTCELVFKDAPAELVGSRKMGLIKYVMALMNGARLGIAAQSVGVCEAAYREAMEYAKERMQFGKAIIKFPAVYEMLTMMKAKLDASRTLLYETSRFVDMYKTYMHIAEERKLEKEERNEMKKYQRLADIFTPLVKGMSSEYSNQLAYDAVQIHGGSGFMKDYPVERIYRDARITSIYEGTTQLQVVAAIRGVTTGGYLNQIRAYEAEKVSPTLEYLKRTLIILTADYEEAVKKVTSAGDNEFVDFHARRLVEMAGHIIMSYLLLLDTNREASFLKSTKTYVAFAKAQVKAHAEFIRASELSDMGDYKFELQ, from the coding sequence ATGGCAAATTATTATACAGATAACAGCGAGTTAAAATTTCATTTGAATCACCCGTTAATGAAAGAGATCGTTCGGTTAAAAGAACGTGAATATACTTTCAAGGATGAATACGATTTTGCTCCACTGGATTACGAGGATGCAATTGACAGTTACGATCGTGTGCTGGATGTTGTTGGCGAAATTTGCGGAAACATTGTTTCTGAAAATGCCGAAAGTATTGATGCTGAAGGACCGGAAGTAATCGACGGACACGTAAAATATGCCCGCGGAACCGAGGAAAACATCAAAGCATTAAACCAGGCCGGATTGATGGGAATGTCGTTGCCTTACAAATACGAAGGTTTGAACTTCCCGATTGTGCCATACATTATGGCTGCCGATATTGTATCGCGCGCCGATGCCGGTTTTGTAAACATTTGGGGGTTGCAGGATTGTGCCGAAACCATTAACGAATTTGCTTCGGAAGAGCAAAAAGAAAAATACCTGCCTCGTGTTTGCAACGGCGACACTATGGCAATGGACTTAACCGAGCCGGATGCAGGTTCCGACCTTCAGGCAGTGCAGTTAAAAGCCACCTGGAATGAGGAGAAACAAGTTTGGTTGCTGAATGGAGTGAAACGTTTCATTACTAATGGCGATGGCGATATTTCGCTTGTTTTGGCCCGCTCAGAAGCCGGAACAACAGACGGTCGTGGTTTGTCGATGTATATTTACGACAAACAATCGGGCGGCGTAACCGTTCGTCGTATTGAGCACAAAATGGGAATTATTGGTTCGCCAACCTGCGAGCTGGTATTTAAAGATGCCCCGGCCGAATTGGTTGGTTCGCGTAAAATGGGACTGATTAAATACGTAATGGCACTGATGAACGGTGCTCGTTTGGGTATTGCTGCCCAATCGGTTGGTGTTTGCGAAGCAGCTTACCGCGAAGCAATGGAATATGCCAAAGAACGTATGCAGTTCGGAAAAGCCATTATCAAATTCCCGGCCGTTTACGAAATGCTAACTATGATGAAAGCCAAACTGGATGCATCGCGTACTTTGTTGTACGAAACTTCGCGTTTTGTTGATATGTACAAAACCTACATGCACATTGCCGAAGAGCGTAAGCTAGAGAAAGAAGAGCGCAACGAAATGAAAAAGTACCAGCGTTTGGCCGATATCTTTACGCCGCTTGTAAAAGGAATGTCGAGCGAATACAGCAACCAGCTGGCTTACGATGCGGTTCAAATTCATGGTGGATCGGGTTTTATGAAAGACTACCCGGTTGAGCGTATCTACCGCGATGCACGTATTACATCGATTTACGAAGGAACTACACAGCTGCAGGTTGTTGCTGCCATCCGTGGTGTAACTACGGGCGGTTACCTGAACCAGATTCGTGCTTACGAGGCTGAGAAAGTTTCGCCAACACTGGAATACCTGAAGCGTACGCTGATTATTTTAACTGCTGATTACGAAGAGGCAGTGAAGAAAGTTACTTCAGCAGGAGACAACGAGTTTGTTGATTTCCACGCACGTCGTTTGGTTGAAATGGCAGGCCATATTATTATGAGCTACCTGTTGTTGCTGGATACCAACCGCGAAGCTTCGTTCCTGAAATCGACCAAAACATATGTTGCTTTTGCAAAAGCACAGGTGAAGGCACATGCCGAATTTATTCGTGCATCGGAATTAAGCGACATGGGCGATTATAAATTTGAATTACAGTAA
- a CDS encoding electron transfer flavoprotein subunit alpha/FixB family protein: MSNVFVYCEIEDGQVADVSQELLTKGRALANELKCKLEAIAIGSKLDKISDQIIPYGVDTLYIADDKRLYPYQTLPHTSIVVNLFKEQKPQIALMGASSIGRDLGPRVSSALHSGLTADCTSLVIGDHYDKKQDKKYDNLLYQIRPAFGGNIIATIINPDCRPQMATVREGVMKKEILDPKYKGKVVKLDVAKYVSDEDFVVEIIERHMEQSKVNVKGAPIVVAGGYGVGSKENFQLLYDLAEVLGGEVGASRAAVDSGLAGHERQIGQTGITVRPKLYIACGISGQIQHRAGMEDSAQIIAINTDPEAPINAIADYVITGDVAEVIPKMIKYYKKNTK, translated from the coding sequence ATGAGCAACGTATTTGTTTATTGCGAAATAGAAGATGGCCAGGTAGCTGATGTTAGTCAGGAATTGCTAACCAAAGGACGTGCGCTGGCAAACGAATTAAAATGTAAACTGGAAGCCATTGCTATCGGGAGCAAACTCGATAAAATTAGCGATCAGATAATTCCTTATGGTGTTGATACACTTTACATCGCCGATGATAAGCGTTTGTATCCGTACCAGACTTTACCACACACATCAATTGTGGTGAACCTGTTTAAAGAGCAAAAGCCTCAGATTGCTTTGATGGGCGCATCATCGATCGGTCGCGATTTGGGACCACGCGTTTCGTCAGCATTGCACAGTGGTTTAACTGCTGACTGTACAAGTTTAGTTATTGGCGATCATTACGATAAAAAACAAGACAAGAAATACGATAACCTGTTGTACCAAATCCGTCCGGCTTTTGGTGGAAACATCATTGCAACCATTATCAACCCCGATTGCCGTCCGCAAATGGCAACCGTGCGCGAGGGTGTAATGAAAAAAGAAATTCTTGATCCGAAATATAAAGGAAAAGTTGTAAAACTTGATGTGGCTAAATATGTAAGCGACGAAGACTTTGTCGTTGAGATCATCGAGCGCCACATGGAACAAAGCAAGGTGAACGTTAAAGGTGCACCTATTGTTGTTGCCGGTGGTTACGGTGTAGGTTCAAAAGAGAACTTCCAGCTGTTATACGATTTGGCAGAAGTACTGGGTGGCGAAGTTGGTGCTTCACGTGCTGCGGTCGACTCAGGTTTGGCAGGTCACGAGCGTCAGATTGGGCAAACCGGTATTACCGTTCGTCCGAAGTTGTATATTGCCTGTGGTATTTCGGGGCAAATTCAGCACCGTGCCGGAATGGAAGATTCAGCACAGATCATCGCGATCAATACCGACCCCGAAGCTCCGATTAATGCAATAGCCGACTATGTAATTACCGGAGATGTGGCAGAGGTCATTCCTAAGATGATCAAGTATTATAAAAAGAACACCAAGTAG
- a CDS encoding DUF3467 domain-containing protein, with the protein MEDNKQKSQQINIELNEEVAQGTYSNLAVITHSSSEFVVDFVRIMPGIPKANVKSRIILTPEHAKRLLMALQDNVAKYEAQHGPIKNVKPGSDPTMPPMNFGGPTAQA; encoded by the coding sequence ATGGAAGATAACAAACAAAAATCGCAACAGATAAACATTGAATTAAATGAAGAAGTAGCACAGGGAACCTATTCGAACCTTGCTGTTATTACTCATTCCAGTTCAGAATTTGTGGTGGATTTTGTCCGGATCATGCCCGGTATTCCAAAAGCGAATGTAAAATCAAGGATTATTCTTACGCCGGAACATGCCAAACGTTTGTTAATGGCTTTGCAGGACAACGTAGCAAAATACGAAGCACAGCATGGCCCGATTAAGAACGTAAAACCGGGATCAGATCCGACGATGCCACCAATGAATTTTGGTGGGCCGACAGCTCAGGCTTAG
- a CDS encoding electron transfer flavoprotein subunit beta/FixA family protein: MKAYNIIVLAKQVPDTRNVGKDAMKADGTINRAVLPAIFNPEDLNALEQALRIKDQFPESKINILTMGPGRAADIIREGLYRGADGGILLTDRAFAGSDTLATSYAIGQALKKMGKIDMIIAGRQAIDGDTAQVGPQVAEKLGMLQITYVEEVLEVKDKSVTVKRRLENGVETVKCPLPLVLTVNGSAPDCRARNAKRIMKFKKARTVTELQKENEDYTALYNEHPDLMIQEWTVNDIETDASQLGLTGSPTKVKTVENVVLQAKDSKVISAADEEIEAMMVELIKSHTIG; encoded by the coding sequence ATGAAGGCTTATAACATTATTGTTTTGGCAAAGCAGGTTCCCGACACCCGAAATGTGGGGAAAGATGCGATGAAGGCTGACGGGACGATAAACAGGGCTGTGCTTCCTGCCATCTTTAATCCCGAGGATTTGAACGCCCTCGAACAAGCACTACGCATTAAAGATCAATTTCCTGAATCAAAAATCAATATTTTAACCATGGGGCCGGGTAGGGCTGCCGATATTATTCGCGAAGGTTTATATCGCGGTGCCGACGGTGGTATTTTGCTCACCGACCGTGCTTTTGCCGGATCGGATACGTTGGCAACCTCGTATGCCATTGGTCAGGCGCTAAAGAAAATGGGTAAAATTGATATGATCATTGCCGGTCGTCAGGCTATTGATGGTGATACTGCCCAGGTTGGTCCTCAGGTGGCCGAAAAACTTGGTATGTTGCAAATCACATACGTTGAAGAAGTTCTGGAAGTAAAAGACAAGTCAGTTACCGTAAAACGCCGTTTAGAGAATGGTGTGGAAACCGTTAAATGTCCCTTGCCTTTGGTACTTACTGTTAACGGCTCGGCACCGGATTGCCGCGCCCGTAACGCCAAACGAATTATGAAATTCAAAAAGGCAAGAACTGTAACCGAACTTCAGAAAGAGAACGAAGATTATACTGCTTTATACAACGAACACCCCGACCTGATGATTCAGGAATGGACCGTTAACGATATTGAAACCGATGCGTCGCAGCTTGGTCTTACCGGCTCGCCAACCAAAGTTAAAACGGTGGAGAATGTGGTTCTTCAGGCAAAAGATTCGAAAGTAATTTCGGCCGCCGACGAAGAAATTGAAGCCATGATGGTTGAATTAATCAAGAGTCACACAATTGGCTAA
- the rpoC gene encoding DNA-directed RNA polymerase subunit beta', with translation MAFKKDNKAKTSFAKVSVSLSSPEEILERSFGEVLKPETINYRTYKPERDGLFCERIFGPVKDYECHCGKYKRIRYKGIVCDRCGVEVTEKKVRRERMGHISLVVPVAHIWYFKSLPNKIGYLLGLPTKKLDTIIYYERYVVIQPGVKAQDGVKELDFLTEEEYLDILDTLPKENQFLDDDDPNKFIAKMGAEALFDILSRLELDSLSYTLRHKANTETSQQRKNEALKRLQVVEAFRASKNLNRPEWMIVRVVPVIPPDLRPLVPLDGGRFATSDLNDLYRRVIIRNNRLKRLIEIKAPEVILRNEKRMLQEAVDSLFDNSRKSNAVKTENNRALKSLSDSLKGKQGRFRQNLLGKRVDYSARSVIVVGPKLRIHECGIPKDMAAELYKPFVIRKLIERGIVKTVKSAKKIVDRKDPVVWEILENVLKGHPVMLNRAPTLHRLSIQAFQPVLIEGKAIQLHPLVCTGFNADFDGDQMAVHLPLGNAAILEAQLLMLASHNLLNPANGAPIQVPSQDMVLGLYYMTKPRQGCRGEGMTFYSAEEVQIAYEEKAIDLHAVIKVKVEDIDENGEYFKHIIETTVGRVLFNEFVPRQAGYVNQLLTKKSLRTIITDVFNSSGNAITVKFLDDIKNLGYTMAYRGGLSFNLGDVIIPEDKADIVGNGYQEVEEVINNYNMGFITNNERYNQVIDIWTHANSKLTQSVMKTISTDRQGFNSIYMMLDSGARGSKEQIRQLCGMRGLMAKPQKSGSTGSQIIENPILANFKEGLSVLEYFISTHGARKGLADTALKTADAGYLTRRLVDVAQDVIISEDDCGTLRGLVATDVKNNEEVVASLFERIIGRTTVHDIYHPLNGELIIKSGDEITEEIAKVIEDSPIESVEIRSVLTCESKVGVCAKCYGRNLATGKKVQKGEATGVIAAQSIGEPGTQLTLRTFHVGGIAGNISAQSTVESRYDGYCEIEELRSVSYKDDEGNDVEVVVSRLAELKIIDKNTNIPLSTHPLPYGCKLYVKNGQEIRKGAMICEWDPFNGVIITEFNGKVEFENLIDGITFRKESDEQTGYSERVIIETKDKTKNPTLKIMDDAGEMIRSYNLPVGGHISVDDGEEVKAGKILVKIPRAAGKAGDITGGLPRVTELFEARNPSNPAVVSEVDGEVSLGKIKRGNREIIVTTKNGDVKKYLVPLSKQILVQENDYIRAGIPLSDGATTPSDILAIKGPTAVQEYILNEVQDVYRMQGVKINDKHFEIIIRQMMRKVEIVDPGDTRFLEKQVVDKNEFMSENDWIYNKKVVVEPGDAEGLKAGQIISARRLRDENSQLRRKDKALVEAREAIPATSSQILQGITKAALQTRSWLSAASFQETTKVLNEAAINGKIDYLDGLKENVICGHLIPAGTGLKEYKNLVVGSKSEYDRLVDMRHSDNR, from the coding sequence ATGGCATTCAAAAAAGATAATAAAGCAAAAACTAGTTTCGCAAAAGTTTCAGTAAGCCTTTCATCTCCTGAAGAAATTCTGGAAAGATCGTTTGGTGAAGTACTGAAGCCAGAAACAATTAACTACAGAACGTATAAACCAGAACGTGATGGTTTGTTCTGTGAGCGTATTTTCGGACCGGTAAAAGACTACGAATGCCACTGTGGTAAATACAAACGTATCCGTTATAAAGGTATCGTTTGCGACCGTTGTGGTGTTGAAGTTACCGAAAAGAAAGTACGTCGTGAGCGTATGGGGCACATTTCATTGGTGGTACCGGTAGCTCACATTTGGTATTTCAAATCGTTGCCTAACAAAATTGGTTACTTGCTTGGTTTACCAACCAAAAAGCTTGATACCATTATTTATTACGAACGCTATGTTGTTATCCAGCCGGGTGTAAAAGCTCAGGATGGTGTTAAAGAATTGGATTTCTTAACTGAAGAAGAGTACCTGGATATTCTGGATACGCTTCCAAAAGAAAATCAATTCCTTGACGACGACGATCCAAACAAGTTCATTGCCAAAATGGGTGCTGAAGCATTGTTTGATATTCTTAGCCGTTTAGAGCTGGATTCATTATCATACACATTGCGTCATAAAGCAAACACCGAAACATCGCAGCAGCGTAAAAACGAGGCGTTGAAACGTCTGCAGGTTGTTGAGGCATTCAGAGCAAGTAAAAACCTTAACCGTCCGGAATGGATGATCGTTAGGGTAGTGCCTGTAATTCCTCCTGATTTGCGTCCGTTAGTGCCGCTGGATGGTGGACGCTTTGCAACGTCAGATTTGAATGACCTTTACCGAAGAGTAATTATCCGTAACAACCGTTTGAAACGATTGATTGAGATTAAAGCTCCTGAGGTAATTTTAAGAAACGAGAAACGTATGCTACAGGAAGCTGTAGATTCGTTATTCGATAACTCAAGAAAATCTAACGCCGTTAAAACAGAAAACAACCGTGCTTTAAAATCACTGTCCGACAGTTTGAAAGGTAAGCAAGGTCGTTTCCGTCAGAACCTTTTGGGTAAACGTGTTGATTATTCTGCACGTTCGGTAATCGTTGTTGGTCCTAAATTAAGGATTCACGAATGCGGTATTCCAAAAGATATGGCAGCAGAACTTTACAAACCTTTCGTAATCCGTAAGTTGATTGAAAGAGGAATTGTAAAAACTGTAAAATCGGCAAAGAAAATCGTTGACAGAAAAGATCCTGTAGTTTGGGAAATTCTTGAAAACGTGCTGAAAGGACACCCTGTAATGTTGAACAGGGCACCTACGCTGCACCGTCTGTCAATTCAGGCCTTCCAGCCTGTTCTTATTGAAGGTAAGGCAATTCAGCTACACCCGTTGGTATGTACCGGATTTAACGCCGACTTCGACGGTGACCAGATGGCGGTTCACTTACCATTAGGTAATGCCGCAATTTTGGAGGCTCAGTTGTTAATGCTTGCTTCGCACAACCTGTTGAACCCTGCTAACGGTGCACCTATTCAGGTACCATCGCAGGATATGGTTCTTGGTCTTTACTACATGACCAAACCACGTCAAGGTTGTCGCGGTGAAGGAATGACTTTCTACTCGGCCGAAGAAGTACAAATTGCATACGAAGAGAAAGCGATTGATCTTCACGCAGTAATTAAAGTAAAAGTTGAAGATATTGATGAGAATGGAGAGTACTTCAAGCACATCATTGAAACAACTGTAGGTCGTGTTCTTTTCAACGAGTTTGTTCCTCGTCAGGCAGGATATGTAAACCAGTTGCTTACTAAAAAATCGTTGCGTACAATTATTACCGACGTATTTAACTCAAGCGGTAACGCAATTACAGTTAAATTCCTTGATGATATTAAAAACCTTGGTTATACAATGGCATACCGCGGTGGTTTGTCGTTCAACCTTGGCGACGTTATTATTCCTGAGGATAAAGCTGATATTGTAGGAAACGGTTACCAGGAAGTTGAAGAGGTAATCAACAACTATAACATGGGTTTCATTACCAATAACGAACGTTACAACCAGGTTATTGATATTTGGACACATGCAAATTCGAAGCTTACACAGTCGGTAATGAAAACCATTAGTACCGACCGTCAGGGATTCAACTCAATTTATATGATGCTTGACTCCGGAGCAAGGGGTTCTAAAGAGCAGATTCGCCAGTTGTGCGGAATGAGGGGTTTGATGGCAAAACCACAAAAATCTGGTTCTACAGGTTCTCAGATTATTGAAAACCCGATTTTGGCAAACTTTAAAGAAGGTCTTTCGGTACTGGAGTACTTTATCTCTACTCACGGTGCTCGTAAAGGTTTGGCGGATACCGCACTTAAAACAGCTGATGCGGGTTACTTAACACGTCGTTTGGTAGACGTTGCCCAGGATGTAATCATCTCGGAAGACGACTGCGGAACATTGCGTGGTTTGGTAGCTACTGATGTGAAAAATAACGAAGAGGTTGTTGCATCATTATTCGAAAGAATCATTGGTCGTACAACAGTTCATGATATTTACCACCCATTGAATGGTGAGTTGATCATCAAATCGGGTGATGAAATTACTGAAGAAATTGCAAAAGTAATCGAGGATTCGCCTATTGAAAGTGTTGAAATTCGTTCGGTATTAACCTGTGAATCGAAAGTTGGTGTTTGTGCCAAGTGTTACGGACGTAACCTGGCAACCGGCAAGAAAGTTCAGAAAGGTGAAGCAACCGGAGTTATTGCTGCGCAGTCGATTGGTGAGCCGGGTACACAGCTTACACTTCGTACCTTCCACGTAGGGGGTATCGCAGGTAACATCTCAGCACAATCAACAGTTGAATCGAGATACGATGGATACTGCGAGATTGAAGAGCTTCGTTCGGTATCGTACAAAGATGACGAAGGAAACGATGTAGAGGTTGTAGTAAGTCGTTTGGCCGAATTAAAGATTATCGATAAAAACACAAATATTCCGCTTTCTACACACCCGCTTCCATACGGTTGTAAATTGTATGTGAAAAATGGCCAGGAGATTCGCAAAGGAGCTATGATTTGTGAGTGGGATCCATTTAACGGTGTAATCATTACCGAATTTAACGGTAAAGTGGAGTTTGAAAATCTGATTGACGGTATTACATTCCGTAAAGAGTCGGATGAGCAAACCGGTTACAGTGAGCGTGTGATCATTGAAACAAAGGATAAAACCAAAAACCCAACATTGAAGATTATGGACGATGCCGGAGAAATGATCCGCTCGTACAACCTTCCTGTTGGTGGACATATCTCGGTAGATGACGGAGAAGAAGTTAAGGCAGGAAAGATTTTGGTGAAAATTCCTCGTGCGGCCGGTAAAGCGGGCGATATCACAGGGGGTCTGCCACGTGTTACCGAGCTTTTCGAAGCACGTAATCCTTCTAACCCTGCTGTTGTTTCAGAGGTTGATGGTGAAGTTTCATTGGGCAAGATCAAGCGTGGTAACCGCGAGATCATTGTTACAACCAAAAATGGCGATGTTAAGAAATATCTTGTACCGCTGTCGAAACAGATCCTTGTACAGGAAAACGATTATATTAGAGCAGGTATACCGTTATCTGATGGTGCTACAACACCTTCTGATATTCTTGCAATTAAAGGGCCTACTGCAGTTCAGGAATACATTTTGAACGAAGTTCAGGATGTGTATCGTATGCAGGGTGTAAAAATTAACGATAAACACTTTGAGATCATCATCCGTCAGATGATGCGTAAGGTAGAAATCGTTGATCCGGGAGATACCCGTTTCCTTGAAAAACAAGTGGTTGACAAAAACGAATTTATGTCGGAAAACGACTGGATCTACAATAAAAAAGTTGTTGTTGAACCGGGAGATGCTGAAGGCCTAAAAGCTGGTCAGATCATTTCTGCACGTCGTTTGAGAGATGAAAATTCGCAACTCAGAAGAAAAGATAAGGCATTGGTTGAAGCGAGAGAAGCAATTCCAGCTACATCAAGCCAGATTCTTCAGGGTATTACAAAAGCAGCGTTACAAACACGTAGCTGGTTGTCTGCCGCATCATTCCAGGAAACTACAAAAGTTCTTAATGAAGCCGCTATCAATGGTAAGATCGATTACCTTGACGGATTGAAAGAGAACGTAATATGTGGTCACCTGATACCGGCTGGTACTGGTTTGAAAGAATACAAAAACCTTGTTGTTGGTTCAAAATCAGAGTACGACAGGTTGGTTGATATGAGACATTCAGATAATCGATAA